AAGCCATGGGACCCACACTCATCGTCCCAGAGACCCTATGCCCCACCCAGCCAGCGCTTACCTTGACGGGCTGTGCATCCACCCGGATCTTGCCCCAGGAGACAGCCTCGTCTGGTCGGGCACCTGAGTCAGAgccatcaaactcctgggctgtgTTGATGTAAACAGCGTAGTCGGCCCCGTTCCGCTGTGGGGAGGCGGGGGCACGGTGGGCCCAGTCAGCCAGTCAcaggagacagacacagagggaggACACCGTAGCCAAACAGGCTGAGAGGTGTGTCCCAGATGAAGGAAGCCCTTCACAGACATTCGCTCCCAGACAGGGCCCATGTCAATGTCTGGGGTCACTAGAGCTGCTGGGCAACGATGGCTGTGTTTCCCCAGACCCAACAGCCAGGTGTCAACAACCCTGCCCCATCTGCAAGGCAGGAGCTGCCAGCAACTCTATCTTCAGAAGCCCTCCAAATCCAACCACCGCCTGCCTCCTGATCCCTGCATGGTCACCACTGTCCTGGACTGGAGTTCTCACTCACCTGCCACCATCTGTTCACCACATGGCCACCAGGGGGAGCATGGGAACCCGAGTCAAGTCCTCTCCCACTTCTCTCAGTGCAAAAGCCAAAGCCCCGCCTCAGCCCACAGGGCCCAGCAGGCTCCCTGTGGCACCTCCCTGCATCACCTCCTGGCCCTCACCACTCCACCTTCCCCTCACCAGGTACCCAGCTGTTCCTGGATTACTTCAGGCGCCCCAGAGCCTTTGCAATGGCTGTTCCCTCTCCTGGGAACTTTGCAATCCAGAAGCTCAATGCTAGTACAGCAGCACAAACTCCTGGCACGGGAGACAACCACATAGCTCCTGGGAGATGCCTCCCCAAACCCCTGCTCCCAGCTCACACTTCCAGAAGCCTCCTTCCAAAACCTCTTGTTGGACAGCACCCCTTTCTCTTCTCATGCCATCATTTAGTATTCCCCGTAGCAATGACTGCCCCCTGACGTGGATGTCACTTGTTTGCTATCTCCCCTACTAGAACATCAGTCCCGGGGAGCAGGGATCCTGGCCTGTCTAGTTCATGCTGTCTACCCAGCACATGGCATAGGCCCACCACACAGCATGTCTGCAGAGTGGGCCGAAGCGCCACCCCCACTCACCATGAGGTTGGCATTGGCAATGTGGTGCTTGACCACGCCCCCGCCCAGAATGATCATCCCAGTGCACTTGGCAAAGATGGCCTGTGTGTTGATGAGCCTCAGGTCTGGGGGAAGAGCGCCGAAGTCAGGCCTTGGACTCAGCCagccctccttcccctctcctctgtgGCCCTAGCGCCTCACCCTCAACGATGTCCAGGACCAGGCCCGGGTTCTTGTAGGAATGGAAGAAGATCATGTCGCCCAGCGAGCCGTCTGTAAGTGCGGGACTAAACACAGGGATGTGGTTCTGCAGAGAACATGACAGGACAGTGGCTGGAGCTCAGAGCCTCGTCTCCATGCTGGCTATATGACTATCTGACTGTGGATGGGGTGCCTAATTTCTCTAGGACTGTTTCCTCAATTATAAGCATAACAGAAACACCTCTCACAGATGAGGCCTATAtgagaaaacccacagaaaacacttagtatagtgcctggcacataaagaACCAGCCTATTCTTAGCTTGCTgagctgtttctctctctttttttttattccctgagacggagtttcactcgttgcccaggctggagtgcaatggcactatctcagctcactgcaacctctgcctcctgggttccagtgattctcctgcttcagcctcccgagtagctaggattacaggcgcatgccactatgcccagctaattttgcattttgtttttttagtagagacagggttccaccatgttggccaggctggtcttgaactcctgacttcaggtgatccacccgcctcagcccccaaagtactgggattacaagcatgagccaccgtgcccggccgtctaattcttttttaaagagccagcttgtggccgggcgcggtggctcacgcttgtaatcccagcactttgggaggccgaggcgggtggatcacctgaggtcaggagctcgacaccagcctgaccaacatggagaaaccctgcctctactaaaaatacaaaattagccaggggtggtggcacatgcctataatcccagctacttgggaacttgatgctgaggcaggagaattgcttgaacccaggaggtagaggttgctgtgagccaagattgcgccattggactctggcctgggtaacaagagcaaaactccgtctcaaaaaaaaaaaaagagccagcttgtgcaacatggtgagttcccatctctacaaaaacaattagccaggcatggtggcacgcacctgtagtcccagctactcagcaggctgaggcaggagaatcgactgagcccagaagctcaagacagcagtgagccattattgtgccattgcactccagcctgggaaacagaatgagaccctgtctcgtaaaaaagaaagagtaagtaggctgggtgtggtggctcacccctgtaatcccagcactttgggaggccaaggcgggtggatcacttgaggtcaggagttcaagaccagcctggccaacatggtgaaaccccatctgtagaaaaatacaaaaattggccgggcatgatggtgggtgcctatagtcccagctactcaggagggtgaggcgggagaatcacttgaacctgggaggtggagggtgcagtgagctgaaatcacaccattacactccagcctgggcgacagagcaagactctgtctcaaaaaaaaaaaaaaaaaaaaaaagactatgtagctttttttttttttttttcaggttctgATTCTCTAATTAAAGGGAGTGGGTAGCTCTTATTTTATAGCATCTGGGAGTGTGGGACCCTGAGCCAGGCCCCAGGAGAGTTGCTAAGTGTTGCCTCTACTGTTCCAGAGATAGTCTGGGAGGAGCATAAGGATGCTGAGGCCCCACTAGTTATCTGTGTGA
The DNA window shown above is from Homo sapiens chromosome 19, GRCh38.p14 Primary Assembly and carries:
- the DHPS gene encoding deoxyhypusine synthase isoform g (isoform g is encoded by transcript variant 8) — its product is MPILDQMVMEQNTEGVKWTPSKMIARLGKEINNPESVYYWAQKNHIPVFSPALTDGSLGDMIFFHSYKNPGLVLDIVEDLRLINTQAIFAKCTGMIILGGGVVKHHIANANLMRNGADYAVYINTAQEFDGSDSGARPDEAVSWGKIRVDAQPVKVYADASLVFPLLVAETFAQKMDAFMHEKNED